A stretch of the Lolium perenne isolate Kyuss_39 chromosome 3, Kyuss_2.0, whole genome shotgun sequence genome encodes the following:
- the LOC127339399 gene encoding putative F-box protein At3g52320, with translation MARTKGPARKIWPPRRRHRVLVASLLVQNPTAVVGRKETTAEPVASAPTTRARSRRIAAATDALSKDILVYEIFVRLPAKDILRCRAVCRSWRNLTSAPDFLLAHHRGQPSFPLLTLNGADITKDGSPICNHSRPLLGLDDYEGFKLLASCDGLLLFSLSNGRFSICNPTTRQCAPLPCLTAAGRINIVALYLHSPSGEYRVLYWKGRQQDHHLKAAYYILKVRQGQLSRCIGVPSSTAGIDKIMLDWHETTTNFAPPVVFRNCLHWNAGCDAGILVFDNIIESFRLMRSPAAATRICNHLCAMEGSIAFSCHDGSRRRIIKIWVLEDYEREVWSFKYHVTPSVESFYYDDHLVLSQKGNVLVYKAFTGRMFHCDSTGKLLEEFQCDSPGLSSIGHWFKESLVKHDISLRRGCARVFQRV, from the coding sequence ATGGCCCGGACGAAAGGCCCTGCGCGGAAAATATGGCCGCCGCGTAGGCGGCACCGGGTGCTCGTCGCATCTCTCCTAGTCCAAAACCCTACAGCGGTCGTCGGGCGTAAGGAGACCACTGCGGAACCAGTTGCGTCAGCACCAACGACGCGGGCGCGCAGCCGCCGCATCGCCGCTGCCACCGACGCCCTCTCCAAGGATATTCTGGTGTACGAGATCTTTGTGCGCCTTCCGGCCAAGGACATCCTTCGCTGCCGTGCAGTTTGCCGTTCCTGGCGCAACCTCACCTCCGCTCCTGATTTCCTCCTCGCCCACCACCGAGGACAGCCATCGTTCCCCCTCCTCACACTCAACGGCGCAGACATCACCAAGGATGGCTCGCCAATCTGCAACCACAGCCGCCCCCTCCTCGGGCTTGATGACTATGAAGGCTTCAAGCTGCTCGCCTCCTGTGATGGGCTCCTCCTGTTCAGCCTCTCTAACGGCCGATTCAGCATCTGTAACCCGACTACACGTCAGTGCGCTCCACTCCCATGCCTCACCGCCGCAGGACGCATCAACATTGTCGCGTTGTACCTGCACTCCCCGTCCGGGGAGTATCGCGTCTTGTACTGGAAAGGGAGACAACAAGATCACCACCTCAAAGCTGCCTACTACATCCTTAAGGTGCGTCAGGGGCAGTTGTCGAGATGCATTGGAGTTCCTTCAAGTACCGCCGGTATCGATAAAATTATGCTGGACTGGCACGAAACTACTACTAATTTTGCACCACCTGTCGTTTTCCGCAACTGTCTTCACTGGAACGCTGGCTGCGATGCTGGCATACTCGTGTTTGACAACATTATTGAATCATTCAGGCTCATGCGCAGCCCGGCTGCTGCTACCAGAATATGCAATCATTTATGCGCAATGGAAGGTTCGATTGCCTTTAGCTGCCATGATGGTAGTAGGAGAAGAATCATCAAAATCTGGGTGCTGGAGGATTACGAGAGAGAGGTTTGGTCATTCAAATACCATGTTACCCCCAGTGTGGAGAGCTTTTATTACGATGACCATTTGGTTTTGTCCCAGAAGGGAAATGTGCTGGTCTACAAGGCCTTCACAGGTCGCATGTTCCACTGTGACAGCACCGGCAAATTGCTAGAGGAATTTCAATGTGATTCACCGGGTTTGAGCAGTATTGGACATTGGTTCAAGGAAAGCCTCGTCAAGCATGACATCTCCCTGAGGCGAGGTTGTGCCCGTGTTTTCCAAAGGGTCTAA